The segment AGGAAAAGTTAAGATTGAATTGTGCACTGCGGCCGCTCCTTCGGGCGCGCATTAAATAAATAAGTCGTGGACAGCTTTCGCCATTCCACTCAAACACCATCGTGATTGCTCACTTTAGGTGTCGACCTTTTGCAGGGACCGTGAGAACGGTTTGCAAATTACTCCTTAGAAAGGAGATGATCCAGCCGCAGGTTCCCCTACGGCTACCTTGTTACGACTTCATCCCAGTTACCAACTACACCTTAGGACCTTGCTTCTATAAATAGTTAGCGCAGATACTTCGGGTGCGATCGGCTTCCATGATGTGACGGGCGGTGTGTACAAGACCCGGGAACGTATTCACGGCACCGTAGCTGATGTGCCATTACTAGCGATTCCAACTTCATGGAGGCGAGTTGCAGCCTCCAATCCGAACTGGGCCCAGTTTTTTAGATTTCCTCCTCCTCACGGGTTCGGTTCTCATTGTACTGGGCATTGTAGTACGTGTGCAGCCCTAGGCGTAAGGGCCATACTGACCTGACGTCATCCCCACCTTCCTCCCGGTTGACCCGGGCAGTCTGAATAGAGTCCCCAACATTACTTGCTGGCAACTATTCACAGGGGTTGCGCTCGTTGCTGGACTTAACCAAACATCTCACGACACGAGCTGACGACGGCCATGCAGCACCTGTGTAAGGTCTCCGAAGAGTCACACGCTTTCACGTGCTTAGCAATACATGTCAAGCCTAGGTAAGGTTCTTCGCGTTGCATCGAATTAAGCCACATACTCCACCGCTTGTGCGGGTCCCCGTCAATTTCTTTGAGTTTTAGTCTTGCGACCGTACTCCCCAGGCGGCGCGCTTAACGCGTTAGCTCCGGCACAGAAGGGGTCGAGTCCTCCTACACCAAGCGCGCACCGTTTACTGCCAGGACTACAGGGGTATCTAATCCCTTTCGCTACCCTGGCCTTCGTACCTCAGCGTCAGTAAATGTCCAGCAGGCTGCCTTCGCCATTGGTCTTCCTCTCGATATCCACGCATTTCACTGCTACACCGAGAATTCCACCTGCCTCTCCATTACTCCAGTCTGGCAGTATCGGATGCAGTTCCGGAGTTGAGCTCCGGGATTTCACACCTGACTTACCAAACCGCCTACGTACTCTTTACGCCCAGTGATTCCGAATAACGCTCGGGACCTTCGTATTACCGCGGCTGCTGGCACGAAGTTAGCCGTCCCTTCCTCTTATAATACTATCAAACATACACGCTATTAACGCATATGCCTTACTCTTATATGACAGGAGTTTACGACCCTAGGGCCTTCATCCTCCACGCGGCGTTGCACCATCAGGGTTTCCCCCATTGTGAATGATTCTCGACTGCTGCCACCCGTAGGTGTCTGGACCGTGTCTCAGTTCCAGTGTTGCTGATCGTCCTCTCAGACCAGCTACCCGTCGTCGCCTTGGTGAGCCGTTACCTCACCAACAAGCTGATAGGCCGCGAGCCCATCTCAAAGCGGCACCCGAAGGCACCTTTGATCCAAAGATCACATGCGGTATTAATCTTCCTTTCGGAAGGCTATCCCCCACTTCGAGGCAGGTTGCTCACGTGTTACTAACCCGTCCGCCACTAAAAATGCAATTAGCAAGCTATTCGCATTTTTCGTTCGACTTGCATGTCTTATCCACGCCGCCAGCGTTCATTCTGAGCCAGAATCAAACTCTCCGTATAAATGACCGATTATTCATCGGATCCTTTTAAACAGTTATAGGCTTTGTATCTATTCCTGTATCTCCATCGCTGAAGAACACAGGACGTAATTACGTTTACCAAATTGACAAGTAGTAAAGATTGAAGCCGAAGCTCCACTCCCTCTACATATTCTGCGCACCGGTTAAAACCGACACACAGCGCACAATTCAATCTTCCCTCTTCCTTCCTGTCTGAACCGTCCGGCAATCACTCCACATGCAGGCTTGGCACCATACTTGCTTCATCGCTTTCACCGCCTTTCAGGCAGGACCAACATTGTAAAAGAACTCGTAACGCGGAGATAAAAAAACCGATCGGAATCTGCTCTCTCAAGCTTGCTACTCTCGTAGTGTTCCCGATCGACTTGCTGTCTCTCGCGTGCCCTCCCTTCGGAGCGGCGGGCGGAACCTACTCAAAATTTCATTTTCCGCAAGATCTTTCTGCATCAAATTACAACTTTTTTACCACCCCCTTCACAACCCCCTGATTTACAAGGGAAAGACCAAATCATTTTTTTGATCATCCACGGCCAAAAATGCGCCAATCTGAACCAGCGATCATTCAAAATTCAGAAACGGGTATTTAAAGCACCGCCAAAAGCAACGACAAGAACGATCTAACATAGCCACTTTTAATGAAGTTTTTTCATTCCTTGATCCTTGGCTGTGAGCTGCATGATCGCACCCGACTGACTCCTCGCCCATCTCGACAATCGCCCATCTGTTTTGCTACTCGGCATAAAGAAACGGACATCGGTGCAAAAACGTCAAAAAGCCCCGGCCGCAAAATGCAACCGGGGCTTTAAAAGATACGGTAATGACCGCATGGCGAAGATGGCGACCAGGGAGGCCTCCTCTTCAGGGCATGATTACATCATGCCGCCCATACCGCCCATACCACCCATACCGTGGTCGTGACCACCGGCAGCAGGCTCCTCCTTCTCAGGAAGATCTGTAATGAGACACTCCGTGGTCAATAGGAGACCTGAGATAGAGGCTGCATTCTGAAGTGCAGAGCGGGTAACCTTAGTCGGGTCAACCACACCATCAACGATCAGATCGGTGTATTCACCGGAAGCCACGTTGTATCCTTCGTTACCGCCAGCATTTTTAACATGCTCAACAATGAGAGCACCTTCCAGTCCAGCGTTGGCAGCCAACTGACGAAGCGGAGCTTCGACGGCGCGAGACACGATCTCAGCACCCGTTGCCTCGTCACCATCGAGCTCAAGAGCTCCGATGTTGGCTTGGGCACGGATAAGAGCGGTTCCACCTCCGGGAACGATACCTTCTTCAACAGCGGCGCGTGTTGCGTGAAGGGCGTCCTCGACACGGGCTTTTTTCTCCTTCATCTCAGTCTCGGTAGCAGCACCGACGTTGATGACGGCAACACCACCCGCAAGCTTGGCAAGACGCTCTTGAAGCTTCTCGCGATCGTAGTCGGACGTGGTGTCCTCGATCTGGCGGCGGATTTGGTTGACGCGACCTGTGATCGCCTCGCTGGTTCCCTCACCTTCAACGATGGTGGTGGAGTCTTTGGTGATTGTGACACGCTTGGCTGAACCGAGGTCCTCGAGTTCAACATTTTCAAGCTTAATACCAAGGTCCTCTGTGATAACCTTACCTCCGGTGAGAACAGCAAGATCTTCAAGCATCGCCTTACGGCGGTCACCGAAGCCAGGAGCTTTCACAGCAGCAATATTCAGCGTTCCGCGAAGCTTGTTCACAACAAGCGCGGCAAGAGCTTCACCCTCCACATCTTCAGCGATGATCAAGAGAGGCTTACCTGTCTTAGCAGCCTTTTCGAGAAGTGGCAGCAGATCCTTGAGGTTGCTGATCTTCTTCTCATTGATGAGAATAAGAGCTCCATCGAGAGAAGCTTCCATAGCTTCCGCATCAGTGACGAAATAAGGGCTGAGGTAGCCTTTGTCGAACTGCATTCCCTCGACCACATCGAGGTTTGTTTCAATTCCCTTGGCTTCTTCAACGGTAATCGTGCCGTCTTTACCTACCTTGTCCATGGCCTCGGCAATGATGCCGCCGATTTCCTTGTCCCAGTTAGCTGAAACGGTAGCCACCTGAGCAATTTCGTTGGTGTCGGACACCTCCTTGGAGATTTCACCCAATTGGGCAACAAGAGCTTGCGTCGCCTTAAGAATACCACGCTGCAAGGAAATAGGATTCGCTCCGGCAGTCACGTTACGCAGACCTTCTTTATAAATCGCTTCGGCAAGTACCGTAGCTGTGGTTGTTCCGTCACCGGCAATGTCGGATGTCTTGCTGGACACTTCACGGATGAGCTGGGCTCCCATGTTTTCATAGGGGTCTTCCAGCTCAATTTCCTTGGCGACAGAAACGCCGTCCTTGGTGATGGTTGGAGAGCCGAACTTCTTGTCAAGAATGACGTTACGTCCTGCAGGTCCGAGCGTAGCCTTGACAGCAGCGGCAAGTTTTTCCACTCCGCGCATCAGCGATTGGCGAGCAGACTCGTCGAATTGTAATTGTTTGGGCATAATAAGTTATTGGTTAATCGTTGTTTGTTTATTGGATTATCTAAAGATCCGAAACATCCATTGAACGCAGCACTTAGGCTACGATCCCGAGGATGTCGGACTCAGAAAGAATCAGAAGGTCTTCACCGTCAATTTTGACTTCGGTTCCTCCGTATTTGGAAATGAGCACTTTGTCACCGACCTTGACAGAAAACTCGATGGTGTTGCCATCTTCGTCTTTGCCGCCGAGTCCAAGGGACACGACTTCGGCTTCTTGTGGTTTTTCCTGGGCGGTATCCGGAAGGACGATTCCTCCGGCACTA is part of the Oceaniferula marina genome and harbors:
- the groL gene encoding chaperonin GroEL (60 kDa chaperone family; promotes refolding of misfolded polypeptides especially under stressful conditions; forms two stacked rings of heptamers to form a barrel-shaped 14mer; ends can be capped by GroES; misfolded proteins enter the barrel where they are refolded when GroES binds); this encodes MMPKQLQFDESARQSLMRGVEKLAAAVKATLGPAGRNVILDKKFGSPTITKDGVSVAKEIELEDPYENMGAQLIREVSSKTSDIAGDGTTTATVLAEAIYKEGLRNVTAGANPISLQRGILKATQALVAQLGEISKEVSDTNEIAQVATVSANWDKEIGGIIAEAMDKVGKDGTITVEEAKGIETNLDVVEGMQFDKGYLSPYFVTDAEAMEASLDGALILINEKKISNLKDLLPLLEKAAKTGKPLLIIAEDVEGEALAALVVNKLRGTLNIAAVKAPGFGDRRKAMLEDLAVLTGGKVITEDLGIKLENVELEDLGSAKRVTITKDSTTIVEGEGTSEAITGRVNQIRRQIEDTTSDYDREKLQERLAKLAGGVAVINVGAATETEMKEKKARVEDALHATRAAVEEGIVPGGGTALIRAQANIGALELDGDEATGAEIVSRAVEAPLRQLAANAGLEGALIVEHVKNAGGNEGYNVASGEYTDLIVDGVVDPTKVTRSALQNAASISGLLLTTECLITDLPEKEEPAAGGHDHGMGGMGGMGGMM
- a CDS encoding co-chaperone GroES, encoding MSTITPLGQRVLVKRLQAEEISAGGIVLPDTAQEKPQEAEVVSLGLGGKDEDGNTIEFSVKVGDKVLISKYGGTEVKIDGEDLLILSESDILGIVA